A single genomic interval of Asinibacterium sp. OR53 harbors:
- a CDS encoding MgtC/SapB family protein, with the protein MDVKLELIIVVKLLASFLLGAFIGLDREKHGRDAGIRTYAAVCIGATLFTAIAAHLVSDVAAASRVIANIVTGVGFLGAGIIYRNSSAGTSHGLTTAATVWCTAAVGVAVGLNMFIIAIVGAIALYFLLSLHHQHWYVKWKNKMISKHNEKDNTD; encoded by the coding sequence ATGGATGTAAAATTAGAATTGATAATTGTTGTTAAGCTACTTGCTTCTTTCCTGTTGGGGGCTTTTATCGGTTTAGACAGGGAGAAACACGGCCGTGATGCCGGCATAAGAACCTATGCTGCAGTTTGCATTGGCGCTACTTTATTTACTGCTATTGCGGCGCATCTTGTAAGCGATGTTGCTGCTGCTTCAAGGGTAATAGCCAATATTGTTACGGGTGTGGGCTTTCTTGGGGCTGGTATTATTTATCGCAACAGCAGCGCCGGAACATCGCATGGTTTAACAACAGCAGCCACGGTTTGGTGTACGGCTGCAGTTGGTGTTGCAGTTGGCCTCAATATGTTTATCATAGCCATTGTTGGAGCAATTGCTTTGTATTTTTTGCTTTCATTACATCACCAGCATTGGTATGTAAAATGGAAAAATAAAATGATAAGTAAGCACAACGAAAAAGATAATACTGATTAA
- a CDS encoding cation diffusion facilitator family transporter yields the protein MSSLNSTSAGAKHNKSLKIVFAITATYLVIEVVVGFISNSLALLSDAAHMLTDVGGQALALFAIWMTSKPRNNRKTYGYYRVEILSALTNAIVLIFISGFILYEAWQRFQNPPAVAGTSMLIVAFCGLIINIIGMKILSAGSKESINIKGAFLEVVSDMLSSVGVIIAGIVILATGWLYIDPIMSALIGLFILPRTFRLLKESVDILLEAVPSNIDYGAVEKCISEREGVVSLHDLHIWTITSGVTALSVHVIMQNDIQLTQISEFVQNIKEHLESEFKIGHTTIEVHIQDDKYKMNIV from the coding sequence ATGTCATCGTTAAACTCAACTTCAGCCGGGGCAAAGCACAATAAATCTTTGAAGATAGTATTTGCTATCACGGCCACATATTTAGTAATAGAAGTAGTGGTAGGATTTATTTCCAACAGCCTTGCTTTGCTTTCCGATGCGGCGCACATGCTTACTGATGTAGGTGGACAGGCACTTGCCCTGTTTGCTATCTGGATGACATCAAAGCCACGCAATAACCGGAAGACTTATGGTTATTACAGGGTGGAAATTCTTTCGGCGCTTACCAATGCTATTGTATTGATATTTATTTCAGGATTTATTTTGTATGAAGCCTGGCAACGGTTTCAAAACCCTCCTGCTGTAGCAGGCACTTCCATGCTGATTGTTGCATTCTGCGGATTAATAATCAATATTATTGGCATGAAGATTTTAAGCGCCGGTTCCAAAGAAAGTATAAACATTAAAGGTGCCTTCCTGGAAGTGGTAAGTGATATGCTCAGTTCAGTAGGTGTCATTATTGCCGGTATAGTTATCCTTGCTACCGGGTGGTTGTACATAGACCCTATTATGAGTGCCCTGATTGGGCTGTTCATTTTACCCCGAACATTCCGGCTTCTTAAAGAATCTGTTGATATTCTGCTTGAAGCTGTTCCGTCTAATATTGATTACGGCGCTGTAGAGAAATGTATCAGCGAACGGGAAGGCGTAGTTTCCTTGCATGACCTTCACATTTGGACAATCACATCCGGGGTTACCGCATTAAGCGTTCATGTGATTATGCAAAATGACATTCAGCTAACACAGATAAGTGAGTTTGTCCAGAATATTAAGGAGCACCTGGAATCTGAATTTAAAATCGGGCATACAACAATTGAGGTTCATATACAAGATGATAAGTATAAAATGAATATTGTTTAA
- a CDS encoding heavy metal translocating P-type ATPase, giving the protein MLHFSYTKHSIMAHKHDETKIAEQEACCDLDEKVNEAKVVSLHNKDDGHNHGDEEGNGLKPWLPAIASFVVLIAGLSLDNWIKPTPTWFTGWVRLTWYIVAYIPVGLPVVIKGIKTAIKGDVFTEFFLMSVATIGAFYIGEYPEGVAVMLFYAVGELFQDAAVNRAKRSIKALLDVRPDSADVLRNGIYVNLPPENVKVGETIQIKVGERVPLDGEMLSEGSSFNTSALTGESKPSTFTKGETVLAGMINQEKVVELKVTKLFNDSSLARILTLVQDATTRKAKTEQFIRKFARIYTPIVVFLAIGITLIPWLFVENYVFNTWLYRALIFLVISCPCALVISIPLGYFGGIGAASRSGILFKGSNYLDLMTKINQVVMDKTGTLTKAVFKVQEVESYDIPQEEWLPLAAALEAKSTHPVAKAVVEYAGNEFDKLRVDKLEEISGHGLKGDVNGKEVLAGNVKLMDMMKVPVNDGLRKIVDTIVIVAIDRKLAGYLTIADEIKEDSKQAVDALHKLNVKTTILSGDKQAVVDNVAKHLGIDNAYGDLLPENKVQKVEAIKKDKKNVVAFVGDGINDAPVLALSDVGIAMGGLGSDAAIETADVIIQTDHPSKIATAIQIGKATTKIVWQNIGLAFSVKLIVLILGAGGLATMWEAVFADVGVAMLAILNAVRIQRMKF; this is encoded by the coding sequence TTGTTACATTTTTCTTACACTAAACATAGTATTATGGCACATAAACATGATGAAACAAAAATTGCAGAGCAGGAAGCCTGCTGTGACCTTGACGAAAAAGTGAATGAAGCCAAAGTGGTTTCGCTGCATAACAAAGATGATGGTCATAATCATGGTGACGAAGAAGGCAACGGCCTTAAACCCTGGTTACCTGCTATTGCAAGTTTTGTTGTTCTAATAGCAGGTCTTTCATTAGACAACTGGATTAAGCCAACACCTACCTGGTTTACAGGCTGGGTACGTCTTACATGGTATATCGTAGCGTATATTCCGGTAGGGTTGCCCGTAGTGATAAAGGGAATAAAGACGGCCATAAAAGGAGATGTATTTACAGAATTCTTTTTAATGAGTGTGGCAACCATCGGCGCATTTTATATTGGTGAATATCCTGAAGGTGTTGCCGTAATGCTTTTCTATGCAGTGGGAGAATTATTTCAGGATGCTGCGGTTAACCGTGCTAAAAGAAGTATCAAAGCCTTGCTGGATGTAAGACCAGACAGCGCCGATGTATTAAGAAACGGTATCTACGTTAACCTCCCGCCTGAAAATGTAAAGGTTGGCGAAACCATTCAGATAAAAGTTGGTGAAAGAGTGCCGCTGGATGGAGAAATGTTAAGCGAAGGAAGCTCATTCAATACTTCAGCATTAACCGGCGAAAGTAAACCTTCCACTTTTACCAAAGGGGAAACAGTACTAGCTGGAATGATTAACCAGGAAAAAGTAGTAGAGTTGAAAGTAACAAAACTATTTAATGATTCTTCGCTTGCAAGAATACTGACACTTGTACAGGATGCAACTACCAGGAAAGCGAAAACAGAGCAATTCATCCGGAAGTTTGCAAGAATATACACTCCCATTGTTGTATTCCTTGCCATAGGCATCACACTCATCCCCTGGTTATTTGTGGAGAACTATGTGTTCAATACATGGCTGTACAGGGCCTTGATATTTTTGGTAATCAGTTGCCCTTGTGCATTGGTAATTTCCATTCCGTTAGGATATTTTGGAGGTATCGGCGCTGCATCCCGGAGTGGTATTTTATTCAAAGGCTCCAACTACCTGGATTTAATGACAAAAATAAACCAGGTAGTAATGGATAAAACAGGCACACTTACCAAAGCTGTTTTTAAAGTGCAGGAAGTGGAGAGTTATGACATTCCCCAAGAGGAATGGTTGCCGCTTGCCGCCGCACTGGAAGCTAAATCAACTCACCCTGTTGCAAAAGCAGTGGTTGAGTATGCTGGAAACGAATTTGATAAATTACGGGTAGATAAGTTGGAAGAAATTAGTGGTCATGGTTTGAAAGGGGATGTAAATGGCAAAGAAGTACTTGCCGGAAATGTGAAATTAATGGACATGATGAAAGTGCCGGTAAATGATGGGCTAAGAAAAATAGTGGATACAATCGTTATTGTTGCCATTGACAGAAAACTTGCTGGCTATTTAACTATAGCCGATGAAATAAAAGAAGACAGTAAACAGGCTGTTGATGCCTTGCATAAGCTGAATGTAAAAACAACCATACTCAGTGGCGATAAACAGGCCGTGGTAGATAATGTTGCCAAACACCTGGGCATTGACAATGCTTACGGTGATTTATTACCTGAAAATAAAGTACAAAAGGTAGAAGCTATAAAGAAGGACAAAAAAAATGTGGTTGCTTTTGTTGGCGACGGTATTAATGATGCACCCGTACTTGCTTTGAGTGATGTGGGAATAGCTATGGGTGGTTTAGGCAGTGATGCTGCCATTGAAACCGCAGATGTGATTATACAAACTGACCATCCTTCAAAAATAGCCACCGCTATACAAATTGGTAAAGCCACCACAAAAATTGTATGGCAAAATATCGGATTAGCGTTTAGTGTGAAATTAATTGTATTGATTCTTGGCGCCGGGGGCCTGGCCACCATGTGGGAAGCTGTATTTGCTGATGTGGGAGTGGCAATGCTGGCAATATTGAATGCAGTACGAATTCAAAGAATGAAATTTTAA
- a CDS encoding heavy-metal-associated domain-containing protein has product MKSKYFSVSVLLLAVSFTIAQVSCAQTLNTQSKTSNPNDTTVTVKVSGITCSGDLKMIADNIEKMKGVSSCKQVGKMSTSTSFEIKYDTEKISYAEVVKAIEGTASCDHPDQRPYKVKTKN; this is encoded by the coding sequence ATGAAATCAAAATATTTCAGTGTATCGGTATTGCTGTTGGCAGTGTCGTTCACAATTGCACAGGTTAGTTGTGCCCAAACCCTTAACACACAATCAAAAACTTCAAATCCTAACGATACAACTGTTACTGTAAAAGTATCAGGCATTACCTGCTCCGGCGATTTAAAAATGATTGCCGACAATATAGAAAAAATGAAAGGCGTAAGCAGTTGTAAGCAAGTCGGCAAAATGTCCACATCCACAAGCTTTGAGATAAAGTATGATACCGAAAAAATATCTTATGCCGAAGTGGTAAAAGCTATTGAAGGTACGGCAAGCTGCGACCACCCTGACCAGCGGCCATATAAAGTAAAAACAAAAAACTAA
- a CDS encoding TlpA disulfide reductase family protein codes for MLVNVFLISYAQADTLPHVLIKKINGTKLYASELPNKNKPVLIAFWATWCKFCIAELSAISSEYKSLQDSTGVKLVAISTDAGVTEEYIKKFAERRNWPFEIYWDYKKSLKNSMGVQEIPHLMLVDAGGRIIWQKIGFNPGDETIIFAKLSELLLTQKIIK; via the coding sequence GTGCTTGTTAATGTTTTTCTCATTTCCTATGCACAAGCTGACACACTGCCGCATGTACTTATTAAAAAGATTAATGGTACTAAGCTGTATGCTTCTGAACTACCAAACAAAAACAAGCCTGTTTTAATTGCTTTCTGGGCTACCTGGTGCAAATTCTGCATAGCAGAACTTTCTGCGATTTCATCTGAGTACAAATCATTGCAAGATTCAACCGGTGTTAAACTGGTTGCTATTTCTACTGATGCAGGGGTAACAGAAGAATACATTAAAAAATTTGCTGAACGCCGCAACTGGCCTTTTGAAATCTATTGGGATTATAAAAAGTCTCTAAAAAATTCTATGGGTGTACAGGAAATTCCTCACCTGATGTTAGTTGATGCAGGTGGCAGAATCATTTGGCAGAAAATCGGGTTCAACCCTGGCGATGAAACAATAATTTTCGCAAAGCTCAGTGAGCTTTTGCTAACTCAAAAAATCATTAAATAA